CCTATGCAGACGTTCGGAGGCCGCGGTGCGCCGCCGCTGGACGGCGTGGCCTTCGTGATTCAGGGCCATCGCCGCGCGCAAGCCGCCGCTCGAAAAATCGTGCATGCTCTCGGAGGCGTGCCTATCGCGCTTGCGCCCAGCGCAAAGCCTGCGTACCACGCGGCAGGAAATTTCGCTTCCGGCTATTTATTGACCGTGATCGAGACAGCCATTCGCGTCCTGATGAGCCTTGGATTTTCGCGCCGCCGTGCCAAGATGGCTGTTCTGCCGTTGATTCATCAAACGCTTGCCAATTTCGAGCGTTTCGGCGCTCATGCCGCCTGGACCGGGCCGATTTCGCGCGGCGACTTCGCCACCGTCTCGCGCCACGCGCATTCCCTTGCCGCGTTCCCGAAGGAATATCAGCAAGCCTATGCGGCGCTCGCGCGCCTTTCGGCGCGTGTGCTCGCAGCGCGGCCGAAGCAAACATTCCAGCAGCTCAATCGAGTTCTTTCGAAAAGGTAAGGAGGAAATTTGTCCAAATTGCAGATTCCCGTGGAAACGGAAACGCTCGCGAACGGCCTTCGCGTCGTCATTTCGCCAGATCGCTCCGCACCAATCGTTCTTGTCGGTGTTTATTATCAGATCGGATTTCGTCTCGAACCGCGCGGCCGCAGCGGTTTCGCGCATTTGTTCGAGCACATGATGTTTCAGGGCTCCGAGCACGCCGGAAAAATGGAGCACATCCGCCTGATCAATTCTTCCGGTGGCGTTTTGAACGGAACCACGAACTACGACATCACGAATTATTTCGAAGTCGTGCCATCGAACGCGCTCGAACGCGTGCTGTGGCTCGAAGCGGATCGCATGCGCGCGTTGAAAGTTGATGACGACAATTTGCGTAATCAGCGCGATGTCGTGAAAGAAGAAGTCCGCGTGAACGTCCTCAATCAGCCCTACGGTGGCTTTCCGTGGCTCGATCTCCCGCCCATCGCTTTTCGCAATTGGCCCAACGCGCATAATTTCTATGGTGATTTTGCCGATCTCGACGCCGCCACGCTGGGCGATGTCCGCCAGTTTTTTCATACGTACTACGCGCCAAACAACGCTGTTCTGCTGATGGTCGGCGATGTGGACCCGAAGGAGGGCTTCGCTCTCGCGCGGCGCTATTTCGAAAATATTCCGCGCCAGACGCTCTTGCCCAAGGCAGATACGAGCGAAGTGCCGCAGCGCGAGGAGCGCCGCGGAAAAGTCGAAGAAAAATTCGGCCAGCTTCCCGCGATGGCTATCGGCTACAACGTCCCGCAGCGCCACGAACGCGATTGGTATGCGACCTCGATGCTCGACCGCATCCTGCACGCCGGCCGCGCCGGACGCATGTACCGCACTCTCGTTTTGGAAAAGCAGATCGCCGTCGGCGTGGATGGCGGCATGGGATTTCCGGACGTCTTCGAATACAACGGACCGACTTTGCAGACCACGGTGATCTACCACAAACCGGAATATTCCGCCGATGCGACCGTCGCCGCATTCGATGAGGTCATCGGCGCGGTTCGCGAGAAGGCCGTGGACGCGCAGGAGCTGGAGCAGGTGAAAGTAAAATGCCGCTCCGATTTTTATTCCATGCTGGAATCGGGCGGCGCGGGCGTGCCGCGATTTGGATTGATGCACGCGCTGGCGTGCTTCGCGCTGTTCGATGGCGACGCGAAGCGCATCAACACGGTGCTCGATAGCTTTCTCGCGGTCACTCCCGCTGAAATTCACGCCGCGGCGCAAAAATATCTGACGCCCGAAAATCGCTCGATTGTCTTTCGCCAGCCGGTTGTACAGCCGCAAGTGCAGGAGGTGGCATAATGAGCGGCGCGAGTTCACAAGCGTCCTTTCCTTCCGCTGTGCCCTCTCTCGGCGCGGAACGCTCCGTCGCATGGCCTCGCCGCGCGACGCGCACGCTCGCGAACAGCATGCAGGTCGTGCTCGCCGAGCAACACGCGTTTCCAAAAATCAGCCTGGAGCTTTTCTTTCGCTCCGGCAATTCGCTCGTCGCCCATCGTTCTCCAGGTCTTGCGGAAATGGCCGCGCGCGTGGTTCGCACGGGAACCCAATCGCGAGCGAGCCGCCAAATCGAAGAAGATTTGCGAGGAATGGGCGCCAGCCTCGGCACTTCGGCAGGCGCCGACACAAGCGCGATTTCGATTTCGGGATTGTCCGAATTTGCCGAGCCGCTGCTCGCGATGGTCGCGGATCTCGCGCGCAATGCCGCATTTCCGCAAAATGAATTCGAGCGCGAGCGCCGCGAGCGGCTGGAAGAATTGCGCATCGATCGCACCACGCCGGGATTTATCGCCGAAGAGCGTTTTCGCCGCGTGC
The sequence above is a segment of the Candidatus Acidiferrales bacterium genome. Coding sequences within it:
- a CDS encoding DUF2520 domain-containing protein, with translation MTSTIAIVGAGRVGRALGRKLRDSGWTIAAVVARSKSSARSAVRAIGAGRPQHGLSWHVFEADIILIATPDDEIHAVAAKLAQFGREECRGKVAIHTSGALDNTTLDPLARAGAATASMHPMQTFGGRGAPPLDGVAFVIQGHRRAQAAARKIVHALGGVPIALAPSAKPAYHAAGNFASGYLLTVIETAIRVLMSLGFSRRRAKMAVLPLIHQTLANFERFGAHAAWTGPISRGDFATVSRHAHSLAAFPKEYQQAYAALARLSARVLAARPKQTFQQLNRVLSKR
- a CDS encoding pitrilysin family protein, which codes for MSKLQIPVETETLANGLRVVISPDRSAPIVLVGVYYQIGFRLEPRGRSGFAHLFEHMMFQGSEHAGKMEHIRLINSSGGVLNGTTNYDITNYFEVVPSNALERVLWLEADRMRALKVDDDNLRNQRDVVKEEVRVNVLNQPYGGFPWLDLPPIAFRNWPNAHNFYGDFADLDAATLGDVRQFFHTYYAPNNAVLLMVGDVDPKEGFALARRYFENIPRQTLLPKADTSEVPQREERRGKVEEKFGQLPAMAIGYNVPQRHERDWYATSMLDRILHAGRAGRMYRTLVLEKQIAVGVDGGMGFPDVFEYNGPTLQTTVIYHKPEYSADATVAAFDEVIGAVREKAVDAQELEQVKVKCRSDFYSMLESGGAGVPRFGLMHALACFALFDGDAKRINTVLDSFLAVTPAEIHAAAQKYLTPENRSIVFRQPVVQPQVQEVA